A stretch of DNA from Dethiosulfovibrio faecalis:
GGCTGTACCAGTCGATAACGGCTACGAGATACATGAACCCACAGGTGAGTCTACAGTACGTGATATCCGTACTCCAGACCTGGTTGGGCTTCCCCACCTTTACGTTTCGGAGCAGGTAGGGATACACCTCCCGTTCCGGATGAGGTCTACTGGTCCCCGGTTTGGGAGCTAGCCCTTCTAGGCCCATGAGCCTCATCAGGCGTTGGACTCTCTTGCGATTCACGTCGTATCCCTCACGACGAAGCCAGGCGGTCATTCGCCTGCTCCCGTAGGTTGGGATGTCAGTGTACTGTTTATCTATACATTCCATGATCTCCAGGTTCTCTAAACTCTCTCTCCCAAACGTCGGGGGAGAGTAAAAGCTGGAACGGTTCAAACAGAGAAGATC
This window harbors:
- a CDS encoding IS3 family transposase; translated protein: MLTLEEKRACVEPNHPQISVRRQCDLLCLNRSSFYSPPTFGRESLENLEIMECIDKQYTDIPTYGSRRMTAWLRREGYDVNRKRVQRLMRLMGLEGLAPKPGTSRPHPEREVYPYLLRNVKVGKPNQVWSTDITYCRLTCGFMYLVAVIDWYSRYILSWELSNTLDAEFCIVALKKALEMGKPEIFNTDQGCQFTSKAFLKPLKERSISISMDGRGRALDNIFVERFWRTLKYEWLYLNEYERVADLSRD